Part of the Paenibacillus sp. FSL R7-0273 genome is shown below.
GGGTTTTTCCGTTGATTTCAACCTCTGAGGCGGCTTGAATCTGATGGAACCAGAAGCTGTAGGGCTGCTCCAGCGGCTGGTCAATCAGAATGCGCAGCATGTAGGTGCCATAACCGAACGATGAACCGATTTCCTGCTCCCAATTACCGGGAACCTGAATCGTTTGACCGGGATTAATATCTGTACCGTTCTGTATATCGTTAAGGGTCAGCCATTTATTAGGAAAGAACTCCCATTCTCCGTCCAGCAGGAGTGAATGAGAGTTATTAAAGTCCCAGCCCCGAAAATCAATTACGCCTTGCTCGGCTCTGGATTGCTCCGGTGAAATAAATCTTGTCTGCCACAACCGTTGAAGACTGATTAAAAGCAGCAGAAAGATAAGGATTAGAACAACATAACGCATATAGTATTTGGCGGATTCTCTATTCATCATTTAAAAGCCCTTCTATAACCTCGTTTAATTTCCCTTCATATTGCTGTCCATATAAGAATCATCTATTGATAAGAGCCTCATCAGTGTGGAATTTCAAAGGATACTGACGTGCCTTCACCGGCAACGCTGGTGATTGTCAATCCCCGTCCATAACGCTGAAGCAGCCGCCGGTTGGTGTTGGATAGACCCGCTGCAACGCCGGAAGGGCGGGAGGGGTCCAATAACTCACGGATCTGTACCTCTTCCATGCCGGTCCCGTTATCCTTTACTTGGAACAAAGTTGAAACCGGCTGATCCACAATTCGTATAAGCAGCTTCTGGCCGCGGCGTCCGGAAAATCCGTGATTCACAGCATTTTCAACAAAAGGCTGGAGGATGAGAGGAGGAACACTGCGTCCTATCTCTGCCTCCACCTCCCATGTTATGGCAATCGGCTCAGGCAGCAGCGCATTCTCCACATGGAGATAGGCACGGATTAACTCAAGCTCATCCTGAAGGCTTACCCACTGGTCAGAGTTAACCGTATTGAAGCTTATCCGCAGATAAGTAGTAAAGGCCTCGCTCAGATCACGCATTTGCTCAATATCGGTGACACTTAGCGCTGTAATGGCGTTAAGTGTGCTGATGATAAATTCCGGGCGGATCCGGGCCTGCAAATAAGCTGCTTCTATTCTAAGCCGTTCATGTACAGAACGTTTAAGTGTTGCCAGTGCCCATACCCGGTACTGTAATTCTATTGCGTTAGCAGGCTTAGCTACATAATCGTTAGCTCCGGCGGAGAAGCCGGCATATACGTCCTCAATCTGATCCCGGGCCGTCAATAGCAGAATAGGAAGCTCTGAATGTGAATACCGTTCCCGTACCCTGCGTGTTAATTCGTACCCTGTCATATGCGGCATCATAACATCTGCTACCAGCAGGTCCCAATCGACGGGGGAGTTCGTTAGCAGCTCCAATGCTTCCAATCCGCTGCCGGCCATCGTTACATGAAATTGGCCAGAAGGCAGAATGCTGCCGAGGACCTTTAAATTAACAGGGTCATCGTCCACTGCGATAATGTTGAGCTTGCGTTCATGGAGCAGACGCTCATGATTTTGGGGGCTGCTGCCGCCGGTATTTTCCTGGACTGTAACAGGACTGTATGCCGTGTCTTGAATATCCGGATCATTCAGGTCAACGGGCATGTCCGGAAAGCTTCCGGCCGCAGGTATTGTAAAGCTGAAGATGCTTCCTTCCCCCGGAATGAAGCTTATCTGAAATATCCCTCCGTGCATCTCCACCAAGTGGCGGCTAATGGTTAACCCAAGACCTGTTCCTGCGCCGTCCTCGCCGTCTATTTCATAAACCGAATCCATTCTATCCAGCTCTGCAGCAGCAATTGTCTGACCGGTAAAGCGGATCTCAACTAGAATATGCTGCTCTGTATTCCTTGCCGTTATGGAGATTGTCCCCTTCTCAGTGAAGGTGACAGCGCCCCGCAAAAGATTAAACAATATCTGTACCATCCGCTTTTCGTCTGCCAGAACAAATGGAAGGCCCTCTGGAACGGTTATCGATAAAGAAATGGGCTTATCCTTCATTAAAAATTGCATCATATCAGCTACCCCGGCCACTGCAGTATGAATGGACAGCGGCCTCTGATGCAGGACAAGCCTGTGATCCCGGATACGCGAAAGGTCTAACAGACTATTTACAATGAAGGACATACGCCTGCTGGTCAAAATCAGCTGTTCCATATTCTTTTGAAGCTGCTGCTGTTCACTGCGGCTTTCACTGTTAAATACGGATTGAGCCAAATTTATTATTCCGTGTAGAGGTGTGCGCAGCTCATGCGCTGTGTTTGCCAGGAATTCATCCTTCCGTTTATCGGATTCGCTAAGTTTACGGTATAAGTCGGCGTTGTCCTTGGCATTTTGAAAGTACTTTTTGAACCAGAAGGAAGTAAAGCCAATAAGCGCCATTATCAAATCAAACGGATAATAGATTCCGGAATCCTTTCTGCTAATGTGAATCCATCCCCAGATTAAGCCCGAGAAAACAGCGGCGGCGGTAAAAAGAAGAACGAACGAATGTTTATATCCGCGCATAACCAGGCTTGCGGTAATCCCAAAAAGCCATAAAAAGGGAACCAGATAAAGCACTATAAAGAATCCGGCTGTGAGGCCGTGGTACATGAGAACTGGAGGTGCCAATAGTAACATCAGGGCAGTCAGGCTAACCCCGTAAGTAAGGATCAGAAATGCTTTGGGCCGGTCCTTCAGCTCCGTAAGCTGGCGGATCAGCAGAAGCATTAAAAAGGGGATGAACAAATAGGCCAGAGCTTTAACTTTTAGAGCCCAATTATCATCAAG
Proteins encoded:
- a CDS encoding hybrid sensor histidine kinase/response regulator, with translation MPKIKSTFPYYLKAAAIFVLFLTLLLCCRWGWSLINSTPNAPLVEQGILDLRSWDIQQSHSIPLEGEWEFYPGQLLSYSGYTGPAPGYIMVPGDWGSSLMADNNTPSFGYGTYRLRILVDPQAESDYGFWIQRIQSSSEIEINGKLAAVFGTIAAEAELFRPSTRSYTASYNGGSAGQIELLVRAANYSHPLSGGIVKNIRFGSHEAVEKERSLSIGLQLVTSMILLLHILYAGTLYFFKRNEKALPVFILLLAAVSLSIVSGHDSLLLQWLPLDDNWALKVKALAYLFIPFLMLLLIRQLTELKDRPKAFLILTYGVSLTALMLLLAPPVLMYHGLTAGFFIVLYLVPFLWLFGITASLVMRGYKHSFVLLFTAAAVFSGLIWGWIHISRKDSGIYYPFDLIMALIGFTSFWFKKYFQNAKDNADLYRKLSESDKRKDEFLANTAHELRTPLHGIINLAQSVFNSESRSEQQQLQKNMEQLILTSRRMSFIVNSLLDLSRIRDHRLVLHQRPLSIHTAVAGVADMMQFLMKDKPISLSITVPEGLPFVLADEKRMVQILFNLLRGAVTFTEKGTISITARNTEQHILVEIRFTGQTIAAAELDRMDSVYEIDGEDGAGTGLGLTISRHLVEMHGGIFQISFIPGEGSIFSFTIPAAGSFPDMPVDLNDPDIQDTAYSPVTVQENTGGSSPQNHERLLHERKLNIIAVDDDPVNLKVLGSILPSGQFHVTMAGSGLEALELLTNSPVDWDLLVADVMMPHMTGYELTRRVRERYSHSELPILLLTARDQIEDVYAGFSAGANDYVAKPANAIELQYRVWALATLKRSVHERLRIEAAYLQARIRPEFIISTLNAITALSVTDIEQMRDLSEAFTTYLRISFNTVNSDQWVSLQDELELIRAYLHVENALLPEPIAITWEVEAEIGRSVPPLILQPFVENAVNHGFSGRRGQKLLIRIVDQPVSTLFQVKDNGTGMEEVQIRELLDPSRPSGVAAGLSNTNRRLLQRYGRGLTITSVAGEGTSVSFEIPH